The Arvicanthis niloticus isolate mArvNil1 chromosome 2, mArvNil1.pat.X, whole genome shotgun sequence genome includes a window with the following:
- the LOC117703678 gene encoding olfactory receptor 4A5-like produces MGETNNVTEFVLLGLTQDPTGQKALFIMFLFMYIVTMVGNLLIVGTVIASPSLGSPMYFFLAFLSLMDAVYSTAILPKLLKDLVCDKKTISFTACLVQLFVEHLFGGAEVFLLVVMAYDRYVAICKPLHYLTIMNQQVCISLLVGAWVGGFAHALVQVLSVYKLPFCGPNIIDHFGCDMYPLLALVCTDTYFIGLTVVANNGAMCMVVFVLLLFSYGIILSSLKTHSQEGRRKALSTCSSHIMVVVLFFVPCIFMYVRPVSNFPIDKSISVFYTAITPMLNPLIYTLRNSEIKNSMGKLWYKMISIDRVRIFAC; encoded by the coding sequence ATGGGAGAGACTAACAATGTCACAGAATTTGTCCTCCTGGGCCTCACTCAGGATCCTACTGGGCAAAAAGCATTGTTTATCATGTTTTTGTTCATGTACATTGTGACAATGGTGGGCAACCTGCTCATTGTGGGGACAGTGATTGCCAGCCCCTCCTTGGGCTCCCCAATGTACTTCTTCCTTGCTTTTCTGTCGCTCATGGATGCTGTTTATTCCACTGCCATCTTGCCCAAGTTGCTTAAAGACTTAGTTTGTGATAAAAAGACCATCTCTTTCACAGCTTGTCTGGTTCAGCTCTTTGTAGAGCACTTATTTGGTGGTGCTGAGGTCTTCCTTCTGGTGGTGatggcctatgatcgctatgtAGCCATCTGTAAGCCATTGCATTATTTAACCATCATGAATCAACAGGTTTGTATCTCACTTTTGGTGGGAGCCTGGGTTGGAGGATTTGCACATGCTCTGGTTCAGGTTCTGTCTGTATATAAACTTCCTTTCTGTGGACCTAATATCATTGACCACTTTGGCTGTGACATGTACCCATTATTGGCACTTGTGTGCACAGACACCTACTTTATTGGCCTCACTGTAGTTGCCAATAATGGAGCCATGTGTATGGTAGTCTTTGTCCTTCTTCTATTCTCCTATGGAATTATCTTAAGCTCCCTTAAGACTCACAGTCAGGAAGGGAGACGCAAGGCCCTGTCCACCTGCAGCTCCCACATCATGGTAGTTGTCCTTTTCTTTGTTCCCTGCATATTCATGTATGTTAGACCTGTTTCCAACTTCCCTATTGATAaatctatttctgttttttatacAGCTATTACACCTATGTTGAATCCTTTAATATATACATTGAGAAATTCAGAGATTAAAAATTCTATGGGAAAGCTCTGGTATAAAATGATAAGTATAGATAGAGTAAGAATTTTTGCATGCTGA